From a single Prochlorococcus sp. MIT 0603 genomic region:
- a CDS encoding biotin transporter BioY, with translation MRAINTLVSSLASLLLIIVGGMLPSAILSLGSGYSLKILDLQSSWQIPSVLLSALICGPQSALIATIAYLTIGLVYLPVFQGGGSIGYMASPAFGYLVGFVPAVWITGNWAKVETKKSIFNFFTIACTGLVLIHTIGIINIIIGTITLRWDNSILDLLIKYSITTFPIQLLLCAPTILLAKTFRRALLIR, from the coding sequence TTGAGAGCTATAAATACTTTAGTTTCATCACTGGCAAGCCTGCTTCTTATCATAGTTGGAGGAATGCTCCCATCAGCAATATTATCATTAGGAAGTGGCTATAGCCTCAAGATCTTAGACCTCCAAAGTTCATGGCAAATTCCATCAGTTCTTTTATCTGCATTAATCTGTGGACCACAATCTGCATTAATAGCAACTATTGCCTACTTAACGATAGGGTTAGTATATCTACCAGTCTTCCAAGGTGGAGGGAGTATTGGATATATGGCAAGTCCAGCGTTCGGATATCTAGTCGGTTTCGTTCCAGCTGTGTGGATAACAGGAAACTGGGCAAAAGTAGAAACGAAGAAATCAATATTTAATTTCTTTACGATCGCATGTACAGGATTGGTATTAATTCACACAATCGGAATCATAAATATAATCATTGGTACTATCACCTTAAGATGGGATAATTCAATTTTAGATCTGTTAATTAAATATAGCATTACAACATTTCCAATACAGCTATTGCTTTGTGCACCTACAATATTATTAGCCAAAACATTCAGAAGGGCACTTTTGATTAGATGA
- the lspA gene encoding signal peptidase II yields MKQRLFRRSHIFLTSSIVITLDQLTKLYLSAYPNYQGHTIIPTLIKINIVRNYGAAFNIFSNYTFSLGVLSLIVAIVLIRYVTNKLTYNIYQLIAFSFLIGGTIGNGLDRWRLGYVIDFIQLIPITFPIFNIADIAINLALMFICLDYASSRNN; encoded by the coding sequence ATGAAGCAAAGACTATTTAGACGTAGCCATATATTTCTAACATCCAGTATTGTTATAACTTTGGATCAACTAACAAAGCTATATCTATCAGCCTATCCGAATTACCAAGGACATACAATAATACCAACCTTAATTAAAATCAATATTGTTAGAAACTATGGTGCAGCTTTTAACATATTTAGTAATTACACATTTTCACTAGGTGTTTTAAGTCTTATTGTTGCCATCGTATTGATACGCTACGTCACAAATAAGTTGACATATAATATATACCAGCTCATTGCATTTTCATTTTTAATTGGTGGAACAATAGGCAATGGTCTGGATAGATGGAGACTAGGATATGTCATTGATTTTATTCAACTTATACCAATAACCTTTCCTATTTTCAATATAGCTGATATCGCAATTAATCTAGCTCTGATGTTCATATGCTTAGACTACGCAAGCAGCCGGAACAATTAG
- a CDS encoding peptide chain release factor 3 encodes MTSFSSNGTNSLRSSDDNSSTEELKREVDRRRNFAIISHPDAGKTTLTEKLLLYGGAIQQAGAVKARGQQRKVTSDWMELEKQRGISITSTVLQFDYKNITVNLLDTPGHQDFSEDTYRTLSAADNAVMLEDAAKGLEPQTRKLFEVCRLRNIPIFTFINKMDRPGQEPLSLLDEIERELNLSTFAVNWPIGSGDLFRGVIDRQTKDVILFSRAERGKQSNEQRLGINDPLLSELVEQDLLEKAKEELELLEAAGSSLDLNLIKKGELTPVFFGSAMTNFGVKPFLDSFLDMAQGPVARNAIDGPVDPLRSTFTGFVFKLQANMDPRHRDRVAFVRVCSGRFEKDMNVYHARTGKSIRLSRPQKIFAKDRAVVEDAFPGDVIGLNNPGMFSIGDTLYAGERTEYEGIPCFSPEIFCWLRNPNPSAFKNFRKGVNELREEGAVQILYDVDQSKRDPILAAVGQLQLEVVQHRLESEYSVETIIEPMAFQLARWVTGGWDSLDKIGRIFNCKTVQDSWQRPVLLFKNKWNLNQLEEDQPSFGLSSVAPVISGIDPITL; translated from the coding sequence ATGACTTCATTTTCTTCAAATGGTACAAATTCTTTAAGATCATCTGATGACAATAGTTCCACAGAGGAATTAAAGAGGGAGGTAGATAGGCGTAGAAATTTCGCTATTATTTCTCATCCTGACGCTGGGAAAACAACTCTTACGGAAAAACTTCTATTATATGGAGGAGCTATTCAGCAGGCTGGAGCAGTTAAAGCCAGAGGACAACAAAGGAAAGTTACTTCAGACTGGATGGAATTAGAAAAACAAAGAGGTATCTCTATTACCTCAACTGTTTTGCAATTTGATTACAAGAACATCACAGTAAACCTTTTAGACACTCCTGGTCATCAGGATTTTTCTGAGGATACTTACCGTACTCTATCTGCAGCAGATAATGCCGTCATGCTGGAGGATGCGGCAAAAGGTTTAGAGCCTCAAACAAGGAAACTATTCGAGGTCTGTCGCCTGAGGAACATACCTATATTTACGTTTATCAATAAAATGGACCGTCCAGGACAAGAACCATTATCTCTTTTAGATGAAATTGAAAGAGAACTAAATCTTTCGACATTTGCAGTTAACTGGCCTATTGGTAGTGGTGATTTGTTCCGTGGTGTTATTGATCGTCAAACCAAAGACGTCATACTATTCTCAAGAGCAGAGCGCGGTAAGCAATCAAATGAGCAACGACTAGGAATTAATGATCCTCTCTTATCAGAATTAGTTGAACAAGATCTCTTGGAAAAAGCTAAAGAAGAATTAGAGCTTTTAGAAGCTGCTGGTTCATCCCTAGATTTAAATCTTATCAAGAAAGGAGAACTTACCCCTGTATTTTTCGGTTCGGCAATGACTAATTTTGGTGTCAAGCCATTCTTAGATAGCTTTTTAGACATGGCTCAAGGACCTGTAGCACGTAATGCTATTGATGGACCTGTAGACCCTTTACGAAGTACTTTTACTGGTTTTGTTTTTAAATTGCAGGCAAATATGGATCCTCGTCATAGAGATAGGGTTGCCTTTGTCCGTGTTTGTAGTGGTCGTTTTGAAAAGGATATGAATGTATATCATGCACGGACAGGCAAATCAATACGACTTTCTAGACCGCAAAAAATATTCGCTAAAGATAGAGCTGTAGTAGAGGATGCTTTCCCAGGAGATGTTATTGGGCTAAATAACCCAGGTATGTTTTCTATAGGAGATACTTTGTATGCAGGAGAACGTACTGAATATGAAGGTATACCCTGCTTTAGTCCAGAGATATTTTGCTGGTTAAGGAACCCTAATCCTTCTGCGTTCAAGAATTTCAGAAAAGGGGTCAATGAATTGAGAGAAGAAGGAGCCGTCCAAATTCTTTATGATGTAGACCAAAGCAAAAGAGATCCGATACTTGCAGCTGTGGGGCAATTGCAACTTGAGGTTGTGCAGCATCGACTTGAAAGTGAATATTCAGTTGAGACCATTATTGAGCCAATGGCCTTTCAATTGGCCCGTTGGGTAACGGGCGGATGGGATTCGCTGGATAAGATTGGAAGAATCTTTAATTGCAAGACTGTTCAGGATTCATGGCAAAGGCCTGTACTACTTTTTAAGAACAAATGGAACTTAAATCAGCTAGAAGAGGATCAACCATCTTTTGGATTATCTTCTGTCGCACCAGTTATAAGTGGTATTGACCCTATAACTCTTTAA
- a CDS encoding DUF3148 domain-containing protein: MKFTVGERVYLRVSQPYLKTSDPMPMLRPPDLVSLEETGEIIALLPNDVAAVRFRRGAFLLPIDHLKSEHQS; encoded by the coding sequence ATGAAATTTACTGTTGGAGAAAGAGTCTATTTAAGAGTTTCACAGCCATATTTAAAAACCAGTGACCCTATGCCGATGCTAAGACCACCAGATTTAGTTTCTTTGGAGGAAACAGGTGAAATAATAGCTCTGTTACCTAACGATGTAGCTGCGGTTAGATTTAGAAGGGGTGCTTTCTTGCTTCCAATTGATCATTTGAAATCTGAACATCAATCATAA